CCGCCCCCGACCGCACCCGCTACATCGTCGACGCCGGCGGCACCGCGTACCCGGTCGGCAAGAACGAGCTGCTGCTGCGTCAGCTCGTCGGCCAGGGCCGCGTCCCGCAGCGCGTCTCCGCCGCGTGGCTGGAGACCCTCCACAAGGGCGACGAGATCACCTTCCCCACCGTCGACGGGCGCCCCGGCGCCCCCGCCGACGCGCCCGGCGGCCTGGACGGCGAGATCAACAGGGTCGGTATGGTCCTCACCGCCACCGACGGCACGAAGAAGCAGAGTTACGTCGTCCTGCCGGGGCGGGTGGCGCCCGTCTCCGACTTCACGGCGAAGCTGCTGCTGGCCAGCCGCGACCTCGTCGAGCTCGGCCAGAACGGCCAGGCCGCCTCGGTCAGCCCAGGCGCCTTCGTGCCGGGCGAGGCGTTCAACCAGGACAAGAAGTGGCCGCGGGCCGCACCCCGCGCCGTCAACTCCGCCGGCACGGGCGAGGGCAGCCGCAACACCGTCTGCAACGTCCTGCACGAGGTGGACGAGGACGACGGCTCCACCACGCTCGCCACCTGGGCCGGCGAGGACTTCCCGGCGCCGCTGCCCACGGGCTCCAGCAGCGCGTACGTGACGCCCGGCGCGGGACAGCTCTTCCGCCAGTTCACCGGCTCCCGCACCGACACCGGCTTCCTCTTCCTCGTCACCGACACCGGCCTGCGGTACGCGATGCAGTCCAACGGCGACAGCTCCGCCGGCGACTCCGGCATCGGCTCCTCCGGCTCCGACGAGGAGAAGCGGGCGCGCCTGCTGGAGGCACAGCAGGCGCAGAACCGGCTCGGCTACAAGGACGTCGCCCCGGTGCCCGTACCGGCGGCCTGGTCCGCGTTCCTGCCGACCGGCCCCCGCCTGTCGACGTCCGCGGCGCGCCAGCCGCAGGGCTCGTGAGGCCGGAGGACGCCGCGATGAACCGCACCCGTACCCGGATCCTCACCCCCGCCCGCAGCGCCTTCACCGGCGCGCGTGCCCACACCGGGGCCCCCGCCGTCACCGGCTCCCGCACCCGGCGTCTGGTGACCGCGACGGCCGCCGCCGCCCTCACCGTCCTGTGCCTGCCCGCCGGCCCGGCCTCGGCGGACACGCCCGGCCAGTGCACGTTCCCGGCCGAGCCGTACGAGGGCCGCCCGTGGGCCCTGCAGCGCGTCCTGCTCGACGAGGTGTGGAAGCAGTCCACGGGCAAGGGCGTGCGCGTCGCCGTCATCGACACGGGCGTCGACGTCCGCCACCCCCAGCTGAAGGCGGCCGTCGACACCAAGAGCGGCGTCAACCTCATCCCGAAGGACGCCAAGGACGAACACGGCAACAAGGTCGACCGGGGCAAAGAGGACGGGACGACCGACACCGTCGGCCACGGCACGAAGGTCGCCGGCATCATCGCCGCCCGCCCCGCGCCGGGCACCGGCTTCGTCGGACTGGCGCCCGACGCGACGATCATCCCCATCCAGCAGAACGACGCGACCGGCAACGGCACGGCCAAGACCCTGGCGACGGCGATCCAGCACGCGATCGACGAGAAGGCCGACGTCATCAACATCTCGCAGGACACGGCGAACGCCATCGAGCCGACGCCCCTGCTGAAGCAGGCCGTGCAGAAGGCCCTGGACGCGGAGATCGTCGTCGTCGCGTCGGCGGGCAACGACGGCATCGACGGCACCGACAAGAAGACGTACCCGGCCTCCTACGAGGGCGTCCTCGCCGTCGCCGCCTCCGACCGCAACAACGAGCGGGCCGCCTTCTCCCAGTCCGGCGACTTCGTCGGGATCGCCGCGCCGGGTGTGGACATGATCACAACGGTGCCGGGCGGCGGCCACTGTGCCGACAACGGAACGAGCTTCTCCGCCCCGTACGTCGCGGCCGTCGCCGCCCTCGTCAAGGCCAAGCACGGCGACTGGACGCAGGAACAGATCGTCGCGCAGCTCCAGCAGACCGCGGAGCGGTCGGTGGCCGGCCACGACCGGCTTGTAGGGTGGGGCGTCGTGGATCCGGTACGGGCCCTGACGGAGGACGACAAGCCCCTGGAGGCCCCGGTCGCCCACGAGGGCGTCACCAAGGCGGAGCCGCCGACACCGGCCGCACTCCACCTGGGTGAGACGCCCGAACAGCGCGACGCCCGCCTCGCGACCTACGTCGTCGTGGGCGGCGGCGTCCTCGTCGCCGCCATCGCCGGTATCGCGGTCGCCATCCGCGACGCCCGCCGCCGTGGTTCCGCCCGCACCGCGAACGGTTGACGGTCGACGGCTGCCGGACGGCCGGGGACGACGGACGGCAGGGGGACGGCGATGACGGTGTACATGCAACCGGAGGCCCGCCTTCCGTCGTCTTCCGACGGAAGGCGCTTGGCACACACGGCACTTGGGGCTGTCAGAGGCACTGGATAGAGTGACACGCGTGCGATCGGCACCTTGCTACACGAGTGCGAACGCAATGCGTGACAGCGGTGACAACGGGGAGGAAGACGGGTCATGGGCGACCTTGAGCGCGGCGCAGGCGCGCTGCAGAAATTCCAGTCGAGCATCAACGGCCTGCTGAGCGATCTCGAGACCGGTCCGGGCAGCAGCTCCAAGGTGGCCCAGCACACCGTGGAGCGCGGCGCCTTCAGCGGTGGCAACCTCCCCTTCGCGGAGGCCGACGGCTTCTACAAGCAGTACGCCCGCGTCCACAAGGAGCTGGTGTCCCTCTCCAAGCTCCTCGCCGACCAGATGGAACTGCTCCGCCTGGGCGTCCGTGCGACCGACGTCGGTCTGGACAACGTCGACGAGGACACCCGCCGCCGCTTCCACAGCATCGCCAGCCGGGTCGACGTGGCCGTCGACGCCCAGCAGGAGCGCGATAAGCAGCACAAGCCGGACGAGCAGTCCAACACCGTCGCGAAGGACATGGGGTAAGGCCGATGACGAGCGACGACAAGAAGAACCAGAACCTCACGCCCGAGCAGCAGCAGGTCCAGGACGCCTCGACCATCAAGGCCCGCTTCACCGCCACCGACACCGCCGAGCGCCTCTCGGCCGCGTTCGAGCGCATGGGCATGGGCCCCGGCAGCGGCCCCGGCGGCCTCCTCGGCAAGACGAACTTCGAGAACGCCCAGCTGAACGCCATCCTGGACGTTCTCGAAGCGGCCAACCCCAGCGACCTCGAAGCCGCGGGCGACGCCCTCCAGCAGGCGTGCAAGGAGCTCAACAAGGCCGCGAACGCGCTCAAGAAGGACGCCGCGGTCGTCGACCTCAAGGGAGAGGCGGGCACCGAGTTCCAGCGGTACGCGGCCGAGCTCGCCACCTACACCTTCAACCTCGCGAGCTTCGCCAACGTCGTCGGCGCGCAGATGAAGGTCGCGAGCGAGGGCCTCACCTCCGTCCGCAACGCCAGGCCGCCCCGCGACGGCCGCCCCGACCCGAAGAAGCCCACGGAGTTCCCCCCGGACAAGCGCACGGCGGACAACGAGGACTACCAGAAGGCCGTCAAGGCGGAGCGCGACCGCCAGGAGGCGATCAACCAGATCAACCGCCTGGCGTCGTTCTACGCGGTCTCGGAGATGACCCTGGCCGCCCAGGAGCCTCCGAAGCTGCCGAATCGGTTGAAGGTGGACGTGCCGAGGCCCACCTCCACGGGAACGTATGGTGCGGACAAGGGCTCCGCAGCACCCGCGGTGTTGACGGGCGCGTCGACTGGTGAGACGTCCCACGCCGACGCGCCGCGGATGGCCGGCCGGACGGACACGCCGAGCGGCATGCGTCCTCAGCTGCCCGACGGGGCACCGGCCCAGCCGTTGCCGGATACCTCCATGCGGATCGACACGGTTGCAACCCCGCCCGCGCCGACCCTGCCCACGACGTCGACGCCGCCCCCGACTCCCACCGGCCCCCCCAGTGGGGGCACCGGCCCGCTCGTGCCGCCCGTGGCACCCGGACTGCCGAGCCAGGGGCGCAAGGGAGGTGGCGGCCGGTTCGCGAACCCGCCGTCCGTCACCAAGGCCGGTGGTCCCCCGCAGGCCGTGGGGCGTGCGGGGGGCGGCCAGAGCGGCCCTGTGGCACCCCGCCCGACAGGGCCGGGGCAGACGAACGTCGTCGGCCGGCCCACCGGCGCCCCGACCCCGGCAGGCCCGACCGGGCGCCCGAACGTGGTCGGCGGACCGGGACAGCAGCCCGTCACGGGACGCGCCACCTCCGGCACTTCCGGTCCCATGACCGGGCGTGCGGGCGGCGGTCCGGCACCGGCCGTCGGCCGGCCGACCGGAATCGTCGGCGGTACGCCGCAGCAGCGCACGGCGTCGGGTCCCTCCGGTTCCGGCTCCCGCATCCCGCGTGGAATGGTGATCGGTGGCGAGGGCTCCGCCCAGGCGCGCGGCTCCGCCGTCCGTCCCGGTCAGAGCGGCGTGGTCGGCGCACCGGGTGCGGCTGGTCCGCGTCCGGCTGGTCGCGGCACCCCGAGCGTCAACGGAGTGGTGGGCACGCCTCGCGGCGGTGTCGCACCCCGGGCCCAGCGGCCCGCGGGCAAGGACGAGGAGACCACCGGCTCCGAGCGACCGGACTACCTGATCGAAGACGAAGAGACATGGGCGGTGCGGCGGCGTGGTGCCGTCCCGCCAGTGATCAACTGATCGTGCGAAAGGTGCAGGGAGCCAGGATGGCAGCAGGAAAGACGACGCGTGCACGCAAGCGCCTGACGTGCAGTCTCGCGCTCGTGGGTGCGTGGGCTGTCGGGTTCGCCGGCCTGGCTCCCTCCGCCGCGGCCGCCGACATGCGTGCCGAGCAGTGGTATCTGGACGCCATGCACGTCGACGACATCTGGAAGAAGAGCACGGGCAAGGGCATCAAGGTTGCGGTGGTCGACTCCGGCATCAATGCTTCCACCGCCTCCCTGAAGGGGCAGGTACTCGAAGGTGTCGACGTCACGAAGACGGACGGCAAGACGGACGACTATGACGGCCATGGCACGACCATGGCGGAGCTCATCGCTGGTACCGGCCGCGATGGAGGCATCCAGGGCCTGGCCCCCGGCGCGAAGGTCCTGCCCGTTCGCATCGGCGTCAAGGACAGCGCGTACGACAAGAACGCGTGGGATATCGAAGACGCCATCCGTGCTGCGGCTGACACCGATGCCCGGATCATCAGCATGTCCATCGGCACGGAGTTCAAGACCGACCGCATGGTCAAGGCGGCCCAGTACGCCCGCAGCAAGGGGAAGTTGCTCTTCGCGGCGACCGGCAACAACGGGGACAAGGACAACAAGCGGAGTTACCCGGCTGCTTTGCCGGAGGTCGTCGGCGTAACCGCGACCACCAGTGAAGGAGTCGTCGCGGAGTTCTCCCAGCACGGTTCCTACGTGGATCTCGCCGCGCCGGGGAAGGACATCCCGGGCTGGTGCGACGCCAAGTTCACCCAGTACTGCACCGGACAGCAAGGCACCAGCCACGCCACCGCCATCGCCTCCGCCTCCGCCGCTCTCATCTGGTCCGCGCACCCCGATTGGACGGCCAACCAGGTGCTGCGCGTCATGTTCGAGAGCGCCGGTAAGGGCGAGGACTGGAAGGGCAAGGTCAGCAGCCACGCCGGCCACGGTGTGGTCCGCCCCAACGCCCACCTCACCCGGGGGCTGGGCAAGCCCGGTGACCCGGGTGTGAGTCCGCTCGCGGACGAGAACACCGCGGCGGCCGGCGGCGGTTCGTCCGCCTCACCCGCCGCATCCGCCTCACCCGGCACGTCTGCACCAGGTTCGTCACAGAGCCCGCAGGACGCGCCCGCTCCCGGCTCGACCGTGGCAGGCTCCAGCGAGAACGCCGCGAAGGCCGATGACGGGATGCCGCTCGGCCTCGTGCTCGGCGGCGCCGCGGCCGTGGTCGTCGTGGCGGGAGGCGCCTTCGTCCTCGCCCGCAGGCGCCGTACCCCCTAGCCGGACCCACGAGCGGCGGGTCCGAGCCCGCCCGCATTCGACGGTGGTGAACCGGACCACCGAGACCCTCCAGAGAGGAAGACACCGCATGGCAGTCCAGAAGGTCAATGGCGTTGCGCTGAAGGGGCTCCAGGACGAGCTCTCCAGCAATTTCGACGACGTCAAGAGCCAGCTGTCCGTCCTGCAGGCCACGATCGACAGCCTGGAAGGCGCCTGGGCCGGTATCGGTGCCGGTGCGTTCAACCAGAAGCAGGACGCGATCAACCGGAACATGGTGGACATCGGCAAGCTCCTCCTGAACTACCAGGAGGCCATTCAGGCCGCGCGCACCATCGCCGGCAACACCGACACCGAGGTCGAGGCCGCCCTCCGCGGTGTCGACGTCGTCGACGGCTACTCCGGTGACGCCAAGGCCGAGGCCCGCACCTCGAACCTCAACAACTACTGATCCACCCCCGGCCGTGCACCTCTCGGCCGGTACACCAAGCTTGACGCGGTTGGAGGACCGATGGCGAACAACAACGACGGCACGATGATCGTCACTTACGCGCGGCTCGAGGACGCCGCGCGTGACATCAAGAAGCAGGCGGACCGCCTCGACCAGAGCCTGAAGGCCATCAAGGCCAAGATCAACTCGATCTCGGAGCTCTGGCAGGGTGACGCCCGTGAGGCGTACAACACCGCGCAGGCCGAGTGGGACCGCAAGGCGATGGCCATCCACACCTCGCTGATCCAGATCTCGAACGCGGTCCGCGAGGCAGCCCCGGCGTACCAGCAGGGCGACAAGAAGGCCGCGTCGAACTTCATGTGAGCGTGCCAGGCCGCGAGCGGCCTGAGTGACAGGGGCGGACACGCGCGGGAGGTGTCCGCCCCTTCTCCATGCCCACGACCGACCCCAGGCCCCGCGCCCCAACCCCCCAGGCGCAAGGACCAGAGGCAACGGGCGCCGGCCCCGAGCCCCGAAGGCCCCAGGCGGCAGCCACGCAACACCCGCACACGCCGAGGGGGGCGCCCGCCACAGCGAGCGCCCCCAACGCCGATCCCGATCCCGGACCCGATCCCGTACCCGTACCCGAGCCCGAGCCCGGACGCGGTACCCGTCCCAGCTACCGCCCCTACCGCCGCTACCGCACGTCCGACGGCATGAGGCCGGTCTGCACCAGCGGGTTGCCGCGCTGGCGGGAGACGAACACGCCACGGCCCGGGGGCATCGGGCGGGGGCGGACCCCACCGAGCACCTCGCCCTCGTGCGGGTCGCCCGACAGGAGCACGCCCTGCGCGCCGAGCTCCATCATGCGCTGCATGAACGGCTCGTAGGACGAGCGGCTCGCGCCCGCCGAGTTGCGGGCGATGATGAAGCGGACGCCGACGTCCCGGGCGAACGGCAGCAGTTCGGTGAGCGCCGCCAGCGGGTTGCCGCTGGACGTCGACACCAGGTCGTAGTCGTCCACGACGACGTACACCGTCGGCCCCTGCCACCAGCTGCGGTCCCGCAGCTGCTGCGCCGTGACGTCCTCCGACGGGGTGCGGCGCCGCATCAGCCCCGACAGGGCCTCGACGTGGTGGTCCATGTTGTTGGACATCGGCACGTACTCGGCCAGGTGCGTCGCCGGGGTCGCGTCCAGCAGCGCGCGCCGGTTGTCGATGACGAACAGCTTGCAGCTGTCGCCGTCGTACCGCTCGCTCAGCTGCTTGATGAGCAGCCGCAGCAGGTTCGTCTTGCCGGACTCGCTCTCGCCGAAGACGAGGAAGAACGGGTCCTTCTCGAAGTTGACGAAGACCGGGGCCAGGTTGTTCTCGTCGATCGCGAAGGCGACGCCGCGCTCCGGGTGGGCGAAGCCCGCGGGGAGGTTCCGCGCCGGCAGTTCGCGCGGCAGGAGCCGTACGGCCGGGGCGCCCGGCAGCGTCCAGTGGCGGGACACCTCCTGCGCCATCGCCGCGGTCGCCTCCGACAGGTCGCTGTCGGAGTTGATGCTGTCGATGCGCGGCACCGCCGCCATGAAGTGCAGCTTCTCCGGCGTGAGTCCGCGTCCCGGCACCCCGGCCGGGACGTTCTGCGCGACCCGGCGGTCCAGCTCGGAGTCCATCGGGTCACCGAGCCGCAGCTCCAGCCGGTTCATCAGGTGGTCCTTGAGGTTGGCGCGCACCTCCATGGACCGGGACGCGGTGAGGACCAGGTGGATGCCGTAGCCGAGGCCGCGCGCCGCGATGTCCATCACGAGGTGCTCCAGCCCCTCGTAGTCGGTGCGGAAGCTGCCCCAGCCGTCGATGACGAGGAACACGTCGCCGAACGGCTGGTCCGTCACCGAGATGTCGCCCCGCGCCCGCAGCCGCCGGTACGTGCCGATCGAGTCGATGCCGGACGCGCGGAAGTACTCCTCGCGGCGCGACAGGATGCCGTACACCTCGGAGACCGTGCGCCGCACCCGCTCCGGGTCGAGGCGGGAGGCCACGCCGCCCACGTGCGGCAGGCCGGCGACCGACGACAGGCCGCCACCACCGAAGTCGAGGCCGTAGAACTGCACCTCCTGCGGCGTGTGCGTGAGCGCGAACGCCGAGACGAGCGTCCGCAGCAGCGTCGACTTGCCGGACTGCGGGCCGCCCACGATCTGCATGTGGCCGGCCGCGCCGGAGAAGTCCCGGTACAGGGTGTCGCGACGCTGCTCGAAGGGCTTGTCGACGACGCCCAGCGGCACGACCAGCCGGCCCGCGCCCTCGAAGCCCGGCTGGGTCAGCCCGCGGCCCGGCACCTCGGAGAGGCCCGGCAGCAGCTCGTCCAGCGGCGGCGGGTTGTCCAGCGGCGGCAGCCACACCTGGTGGGCCTCCACGCCGCGCCCCTCCAGCCGGCGCACGATGACGTCGAGGACCGAGTCGGCCAGCGCCTCGTCCTCCACCCGGCCGCCCTCCGGGCGGACCGCCCGCGCCGACGGCTGCACGTACCGGATCGGCACCGGTGCCGCCGTGAACGGCACCGGCCGCCGGTCCACCGGCAGGGAGCCGCCTGAGTCGGCCAGCGCCTGCGTGCCGGAGCGGTACACGCCGGAGACGTACGCGGCCTTGAACCGCACCATCTCGTCCGTGCCGTACTTCAGGTAGCCGGAACCCGGCACGTTCGGCAGGTGGTACGCGTCGGGCACCCCGATCGCCGCCCGCGACTCGGCCGTGGAGAAGGTCCGCAGACCGACCCGGTACGACAGGTACGTCTCCAGGCCGCGCAGCCGGCCCTCCTCCAGACGCTGCGACGCGAGCAGCAGGTGCACGCCGAGGGACCGGCCGATGCGGCCGATCTGCACGAACATCTCGATGAAGTCGGGCTTCGCGGTGAGCAGCTCGCTGAACTCGTCGATGACGAGGACGAGCGACGGGATCGGCTGCAGCGCGGCGCCCGCCGCGCGCGCCTTCTCGTAGTCGTGGATGTTCGCGTAGTTGCCCGCGTCGCGCAGCATCTCCTGGCGGCGGTTGAGCTCGCCGCGGATGGAGTCGCCCATGCGGTCGACGAGCGTCAGGTCGTCCGCCAGGTTGGTGATGACGGCCGCGACGTGCGGCATCTGCGACATGCCGGCGAAGGTCGCGCCGCCCTTGAAGTCCGCGAGGACGAAGTTCAGTGTCTCCGACGAGTGCGTGACCGCGAGGCCCAGCACCAGCGTGCGCAGCAGCTCGGACTTGCCGGAACCGGTCGCGCCGACGCACAGTCCGTGCGGGCCCATGCCCTCCTGTGCGGCCTCCTTCAGGTCGAGCATGACCGGCGAACCGTCCTCGCCGACACCGATCGGCACGCGCAGCCGCTCCGACTGCGAACGCGGCCGCCAGGTGCGGCTGACGTCGACCGACGCGGCGTCGCCCAGGTTCAGCAGGTCGGTGAACTCCAGGTTCGCCAGCAGCGGCTCGTCGTCGTCCCCGCCCGACGCCACCCGCAGCGGCGCCATCTGCCGGGCGAGCGCCTCCGCCGCCTCCAAGCTCAGCCCGTCCGGCGTGCCCTCGTACACGTGACCGTGGCCCGACTCCAGGCGCAGCTCACCGGGGTGCACGACCACCGACAGCTGCCCGCGCGCCCCGGCGCCCTCACCGCGGACGACCTCGACGATCGTGACGCCCTGGAGGCCCTCCGGCGCGGCGAGCGGCGACATCGGCGGGACCGTCTGCCCGTCGAGGACCACCACCAGGTGCGGTTGGTCCAGCAGCGGGTTGTCCCCGCCGTGGAACCGGGGCCGCCCCTCCAGCAGCCCGGCGAGGAGGTCCTGCAGATCCGTCGGGTCCGTCGTGATGAGACGGCGCGTGCCCGCCCCGTCGACCGCGCCGCGCGCCTGCACGTGCGGCAGCCACTTGGCCCATTCCCACTGGGCGGCCGCGTCCTGGCTCGTCGCGACGGCGACGACCAGGTCCTCCGGCGAGTGCAGCGACGCCAGCGAGCCGACCATCGCGCGCGCGGCGGCCCGTACCGACTCCTGCTCACCGCTCACCGTGACGTGGTAGAACGCCCGCAGCGACACCGCCATGGGCAGTCCGTCGAGCGTGCCGTGCGTGGTCAGGAACCGGCGCATCGCCCCGGCGGTCAGCGGCTCCAGGTCGTCCACCGGCGCCGTCTCCGGGGGTACGAGGGGAGTGGCCAGCTGCTGGCTGCCCAGGCCGACGCGGACCTGACCGAAGTCGTCGTCTCCCACGCGCCGCTCCCACACCCGGCTGCCCTCGGCGACGAGCGCCCACAGCTGCTCGGGGGAGGGGTGCAGGTAGAACTGGGCGTCCCGCTGGATCCGCGCCGTCCGCAGCACCGCGCGCCGCGTCTGGTGCAGGTACGTCAGGTAGTCGCGCCGCAGGTCCGCCAGCTGCCCCTGCGTGCCGCGCCGGTAGCGCACCAGCATGGCTATGCCCATGCCCAGGGTCGACGCGATCATGATCATGCCCATGATCCGCATGATCGGGTTCGGCGTCATGAAGAAGAACACGACCGACCCGCCCATGCCGAGCATCGGCAGGATCTGCATCAGAGCGCCCTCCTGCTGCCCGCGGGGCAGTTCGGGAGGTGGTTGCACCTGCACCTGGGTACTGGGCACTTCGGACGGCAGGACCCGTGGTGGGCGCTTGACGACGATCTGACTCACAGCTCACCAATTCCCTTGCCGGACGGAAACGTTCCTATCGGCGCCCCCGTGGCGACGGGTTCCATCCGCGGATGGGGATCCTACTTGCGTGGGGGTCGGGGGCCGGGCGGTAGGGTGACGCGACGGATTTGCGCAGCCGTGAACTACCGCAAAACAAGGGACATTCGGAGCGCATCCCGGGCACCGCGTCCGTGGCGGCGCCGGGACCCGGCCGTACGGGCCCGAACACCACCGGACCGGACCCCGCACGACGGGGCGTCGGTCCCGGTTCCGCGACGTCCCGGACCACCGCGCCACGGAAAACCACCGAGCCACGGAAAACCACCGCGCCGGGGAAGCACCGGGCCACGACAGACACGGGGCCACGGGAACCACCGGGCCACAGAACCACGAGGGGAAGCAGAAGGTGAGCATGACGGCCCCAGCGGCGGCCACCACGACCGGTCACCCGGGTCCCGCGACGCCGTCCGGCGGCGGAACCGGCTTCTGCCGCGTCACCGTCGTCGCGCCGGACGGGCGCGTCGACGTGGCGCTGCCCGAGGACATCCCGGTCGCCGACCTGTACCCGGAGATCCTCAGGCTCTCCGGCCAGAGCCCGGTCGAGGGCGGCCCGGTCGGGTACCACCTGGTGCGCCGCGACGGGACGGTGCTCGACGCCGCCCGCTCGCTGGCCGCGCAGCGCATCCTCGACGGGGAACTGCTCTCCCTGCGGCCCTTCGCCGAGTCGCTGCCCCCGGCGGTCTTCGACGACGTCTCGGACGCCGTCGCCTCCGCCGTCGCCCGCGACCGCAGGTTCTGGACCGACGGCCTGATGCGCGGCTCCGGCCTCTTCGGCGGCTCGGTGCTGCTCGTCCTGCTCGCGTTCGTCCTGTGGCAGGCCGATCCGCGCCACGACACGCACGGCCTGCCCGGCGTCCTCGCCGGCGTCGCCGCGCTCCTCCTCCTCTCCCTCGCCTGCGTCCGCGCCCGCGTGTACGAGGACCGCGGCTCGGCCGTCGCCCTCGGCGTCGGCGCGATGGCGAACGCCGCCGTGGGCGGCTCCGGGCTGCTGTCGCTCGCCGCCGGGCACGGACCGGGCCGGCTGCAGTTCCTCCTCGCCTGCGCCGCCGTGCTCGTCACGTCGCTGATCCTCATGCTGGTCGCCCCGGCCGGCGACAGCCCGTTCGTCGCGTTCGTCTTCGCCTCGACCGTGGGCCTGCTCGTCTCCTTCGTCGCGATCCTCACCGGCATGACGTCCGTCGAGACCGCCGCCGTGTGCCCGCCCGTCGCCGCCGGCGCCCTGGCGTTCCTGCCGAGCCTGTCGACCCGCTTCGCCCGTCTGCCCATCGGTTTCGACCCGCCCCGCACCGCCGTCGGCGGGTACGACGCCGGCGACACCGCGCCGCAGGGCCCCGTCGACGCCGTCCGCATCGCCGCCCAGGCCCGCCGCGGTCACGAGCTCCTCGTCGGCCTCGTCGGCGGCTGCGCCCTGGTCACCGTCACCGCGGCCGGAGTGCTCGGCTTCTCCGACGACGTATGGGGCCGGCTGCTCGCCCTGGCCGCGGGCATCGCGATGATGATGCGCGCGCACCTGTTCCGCTACTCGGCGCAGGTCGGCTGCGCCCTCGCGGCCGGGCTCGGCTCCCTCGTCCTCCTCGGCCTCGGCCTGGCCGTCAACCCACCGGACGACATCGTCCGCGCCGCGCTGCGCGGGGACGGCGGGGCGCTCGACCTGCGCACGGTCTGGCTCGCCGCCGCCATCGCCGCGGTCGCCGCCCTGATCGTCGCCATCGGGCTGATCGTGCCGAACAAGGGCGTCACCCCGTTCTGGGGCCGCTTCCTGGAGATCGCCGAGGGCTTCTTCCTGCTCACGCTGGTCCCGCTCTGCCTCGCGGTCTTCGACGTCTACCACTCCATCCGCGCCCTCACCTCCTGAGGGCTCCCCGAAGACCCCACCCGGCCCCGGCCCCGGCCCGCCCGCACGCCCGCCCGGCCCCCGGCCCCGACCGCACGCCGCCCGCCCGCCCGGCCCGCCCGCCCCGGCGGGTCCGGGCCCCGGCAGGGGCCACGTCCGGCGGACCCGCGCCGGCTGGTACGCTGTGTGACGGCCGTTTGTGTACGCGCCCCCGGAGCATCTGGGAGCAGCGCTCATCGTGCCTTCGCCCCCGAGTCACGGAAGTCCCCCTGAGATCAAGACCAGGGGCACTCGCGGGCGCATCGAACACCCTGAGGAGTACCGAGTGTCTCTCGACGCCGCCACGAAGAAGCAGATCATGGCCGAGTTCGGCACCAAGGAGGGCGACACCGGCTCCCCCGAGGTCCAGGTCGCGATGCTCTCCCGCCGCATCTCGGACCTGACCGAGCACCTCAAGACGCACAAGCACGACCACCACTCCCGTCGTGGTCTGCTGATCCTCGTCGGCCAGCGCCGCCGCCTGCTGCAGTACCTGGCCAAGAAGGACATCCAGCGCTTCCGCGCCCTGGTGGACCGCCTCGGCATCCGCCGCGGTGCGGCCGGCGGCGCCAAGTAAGACGCCGTGAAGGGAGCGGTTCCCGACCGACCGGGAGCCGCTCCCTTTGCTGTACGCGTGTAATCCACGCGGCGACCGGAAATGCGATCCTGGGTGGAAGCTCAGTAATCTGGTCGCACAACGACACAACGGAACACCGCACGACCCACACACCGCATGTCGTGACGCCGCACGGCGACACGACATGACGCCACCGTGACGCGCACCCCGCGCGATCGCGGTGCAAGCGGAGGGACGCCCCCCGCCGTCGCCGGTCCTCGGTAGTGGCCCCCGGGCCCCACGGGACGCAGTCCCAGGGGTGCACCCGGGTGCTTCGATCGAAGACCGGCCCGCACAGAAGGCGCATCTCTCCGCCCCCGTCCCGCGCCACACGGGC
This portion of the Streptomyces changanensis genome encodes:
- the rpsO gene encoding 30S ribosomal protein S15 gives rise to the protein MSLDAATKKQIMAEFGTKEGDTGSPEVQVAMLSRRISDLTEHLKTHKHDHHSRRGLLILVGQRRRLLQYLAKKDIQRFRALVDRLGIRRGAAGGAK
- the eccD gene encoding type VII secretion integral membrane protein EccD, which gives rise to MTAPAAATTTGHPGPATPSGGGTGFCRVTVVAPDGRVDVALPEDIPVADLYPEILRLSGQSPVEGGPVGYHLVRRDGTVLDAARSLAAQRILDGELLSLRPFAESLPPAVFDDVSDAVASAVARDRRFWTDGLMRGSGLFGGSVLLVLLAFVLWQADPRHDTHGLPGVLAGVAALLLLSLACVRARVYEDRGSAVALGVGAMANAAVGGSGLLSLAAGHGPGRLQFLLACAAVLVTSLILMLVAPAGDSPFVAFVFASTVGLLVSFVAILTGMTSVETAAVCPPVAAGALAFLPSLSTRFARLPIGFDPPRTAVGGYDAGDTAPQGPVDAVRIAAQARRGHELLVGLVGGCALVTVTAAGVLGFSDDVWGRLLALAAGIAMMMRAHLFRYSAQVGCALAAGLGSLVLLGLGLAVNPPDDIVRAALRGDGGALDLRTVWLAAAIAAVAALIVAIGLIVPNKGVTPFWGRFLEIAEGFFLLTLVPLCLAVFDVYHSIRALTS
- the eccCa gene encoding type VII secretion protein EccCa, whose product is MSQIVVKRPPRVLPSEVPSTQVQVQPPPELPRGQQEGALMQILPMLGMGGSVVFFFMTPNPIMRIMGMIMIASTLGMGIAMLVRYRRGTQGQLADLRRDYLTYLHQTRRAVLRTARIQRDAQFYLHPSPEQLWALVAEGSRVWERRVGDDDFGQVRVGLGSQQLATPLVPPETAPVDDLEPLTAGAMRRFLTTHGTLDGLPMAVSLRAFYHVTVSGEQESVRAAARAMVGSLASLHSPEDLVVAVATSQDAAAQWEWAKWLPHVQARGAVDGAGTRRLITTDPTDLQDLLAGLLEGRPRFHGGDNPLLDQPHLVVVLDGQTVPPMSPLAAPEGLQGVTIVEVVRGEGAGARGQLSVVVHPGELRLESGHGHVYEGTPDGLSLEAAEALARQMAPLRVASGGDDDEPLLANLEFTDLLNLGDAASVDVSRTWRPRSQSERLRVPIGVGEDGSPVMLDLKEAAQEGMGPHGLCVGATGSGKSELLRTLVLGLAVTHSSETLNFVLADFKGGATFAGMSQMPHVAAVITNLADDLTLVDRMGDSIRGELNRRQEMLRDAGNYANIHDYEKARAAGAALQPIPSLVLVIDEFSELLTAKPDFIEMFVQIGRIGRSLGVHLLLASQRLEEGRLRGLETYLSYRVGLRTFSTAESRAAIGVPDAYHLPNVPGSGYLKYGTDEMVRFKAAYVSGVYRSGTQALADSGGSLPVDRRPVPFTAAPVPIRYVQPSARAVRPEGGRVEDEALADSVLDVIVRRLEGRGVEAHQVWLPPLDNPPPLDELLPGLSEVPGRGLTQPGFEGAGRLVVPLGVVDKPFEQRRDTLYRDFSGAAGHMQIVGGPQSGKSTLLRTLVSAFALTHTPQEVQFYGLDFGGGGLSSVAGLPHVGGVASRLDPERVRRTVSEVYGILSRREEYFRASGIDSIGTYRRLRARGDISVTDQPFGDVFLVIDGWGSFRTDYEGLEHLVMDIAARGLGYGIHLVLTASRSMEVRANLKDHLMNRLELRLGDPMDSELDRRVAQNVPAGVPGRGLTPEKLHFMAAVPRIDSINSDSDLSEATAAMAQEVSRHWTLPGAPAVRLLPRELPARNLPAGFAHPERGVAFAIDENNLAPVFVNFEKDPFFLVFGESESGKTNLLRLLIKQLSERYDGDSCKLFVIDNRRALLDATPATHLAEYVPMSNNMDHHVEALSGLMRRRTPSEDVTAQQLRDRSWWQGPTVYVVVDDYDLVSTSSGNPLAALTELLPFARDVGVRFIIARNSAGASRSSYEPFMQRMMELGAQGVLLSGDPHEGEVLGGVRPRPMPPGRGVFVSRQRGNPLVQTGLMPSDVR